The Chionomys nivalis chromosome 4, mChiNiv1.1, whole genome shotgun sequence genome contains the following window.
TCTGCTGCCACACTTTCCCAACCATGACAGGTTCTATTTTCTAAagccatgaaccaaaataatcctCTCCTCTATTTCATTGTTTATGTCATATGTTTTGTTAGAGAGTCATGAAAAGGAGCTACCATGCCTTAATAATTTTactgttgttgctattttatttctttttcccttttctgattTCTGATCTTGAAGACCTTGGgttcaacaacaaaagaaaaagaaagaaaatgatactaAAGCATTCTCATGACTTTGTAGGACTCGAGGACATTATCAAAAGACCAAACCTGATCATCTACAGGATAGATGAGCTACCCtgtagaagggaagaaggagctgagaaaaaaaaagaaactaatttaTAGAAAAATCTATTCAATGAAATTGAAAATTTTCCCACACCTAGGGAACGATATGGACAAATAAGTACAAAATACATCTAGAACCTCTCCACGATAACAGGCCCTCCAAGCCAACGTACTGCTTAAATTGCAGAACAAATAAAACTAAACTCTGGAAGGGAGAAAACCAAcacttttacaaaaacaaatcTACTCTCTAATATCTGGGAAAGCATGGAATCATAGAGGTCAGATTCTTGAAGTAAATAACTGCTGAACAAGATGATTCTGTCcagagaaaatattctttttaattgatGAGTACATAAGGATCTTCCAAGACAAGCACAGACGAAAGCTCCTTATGATTACTTGGCTAGCATTACAAAAGATGCTTAAGAGAATGAtacacagagacaaggaagaaagTCACTACATGgttgcattaaaaaaataataataattactccCACAAAGGGACCAGATAAATAAAGAACCAGGAAAGAATCAAACTGTGTAGTTCAGAAAACCAGAGCTCCatgaaaaataaggaagaaagaaaagaagaaacactcTTTGAACTAAGAAAACAACCAGTAAAACCAACAAAATACTTCTGTACAATAACCCTAAATGTTAATGATCTCAGTTCCCCAATTAAAGGATACAGACTTGTAAAGGAGAAATGGATCAGCAATTAAACGTGTGTTCTGCACTTACTGAGGACCCAATTCAACATACATGATATTCTTGAATAAAGAAGTCATTATGAAACCCATAGCTTTGTACAGAGAGCATACACTAATACAattattaaagagaaaataaacaaataaactgtACCTCAAGAGTGAGGTGTGGATGACCAGAGGCAGTCTGCTCTTTTGTTTGTAAGGCAGAGTGGGAGCATCAATATGATCCATTCATGATAGCTCAAAAGATGATTTCTCTCTGCCAGGGACACAAAGGTTGAGTCACCTGACCCTGAATGATTGAACGGGCATCAGAACTCAACATCCCCCATGGGAAAAGAATGGGCATTGTTCGTCTTCACAGTACCCTGACAAAAATCAGGAAATAGAGCTTCTTCTGGCAAGGAAAGGTCCCAGGCATGTGGCCTGAGAAGCTCACGGTGCTTTATGGGAAAAAGGAGGTCTTCCTCTCTTTGTGCTCACAATTGTCACCAGCAGTCTGCAGGGGGATAATGTCTCAGTGAGGAGCCCCTTACACTCCACACCTAAACATAGCTCACAGTGGTGCTGCCTGGATGTAGACCGCACATCAGCTTCCCTAAgtttttccatgatttttttaaattattttgttttatacatcctgaccacagtttcccctccctcctctacttCTAGTCCCTCCCTTCCCACTTGCCCCTCTGCACcaccccccatccattcctcctgtTTCTCTCCAGAAAAGGCCAAGCCAGGCCTCTGAATGGAgatcaaccaaacacagcaaaTCAAGTTGCAGTAAAATTAGGTGCCTCTCATATTAAGCCTGGagaaggcaacccagtatgaggaataaggTCCCAAAGccagcaaaagaatcagagacagcccctgctcgcACTGTTAGAGTCCCAGAAGAAGACCAAGCGACACAGCTGTCACatatgcagagagcctaggtcaatcccatgcaggctccctggctgttcGGTCTCTGTAggcccctgtgagcccaggttagttgatcctgtgggttttcttgtgatgtccttgacctctctggctcctatatcttccctccccttcttgtGCAGGACTCCCTGAGGTCTGCCTAaggtttgactgtgggtctctgtatctggtTCCTCCAGTTGCCGcatgaagcctctctgattacAGTTCTCACCTTGCTTttaactgtgtgaccttggattAATCATCTCCCCCATCTGAGCTCATTTGTCTTTGGGGTTCTCCACAGACCAAATGTGCAGGTTGGACTGGTCCGATCCGTGCATGTCTCTATGCTATTAAGTGTCTGGCGTGTGAGGTAGGCACCAAGAACAAGGGCACCTCTTCCTGTAAGCGGCCAGAGGTGACCCGTGAAGATGGTTCGCTACTCTCTTGACCCAGAAAACCCTACAAAATCATGCAAATCGAGAGGATCAAACCTTCGGGTTCACTTTAGGAACACCCGTGAAACGGCCCAGGCCATCAAGGGTATGCATATCCGAAAAGCCACCAAGTATCTGAAAGATGTCACTTTGAAGAAGCAGTGTGTGCCATTCCGATGGTACAATGGTGGAGTCGGTAGGTGCGCCCAGGTCAAACAGTGGGGCTGGACACAGGGTCGGTGGCCAAAAAAAAGTGCAGAATTTTTGCTGCACATGCTGAAAAATGCAGAGAGCAATGTTGAACTGAAGGGTTTAGATGTGGACTCTCTGGTCATTGAGCACATCCAGGTGAACAAAGCACCTAAGATGCGCCGACGAACTTACAGAGCTCACGGCCGGATTAACCCATACATGAGCTCCCCCTGCCACATCGAGATGATCCTCACTGAAAAGGAACAGATtgttccaaagccagaagaggaggttgcacagaagaaaaagatatcccagaagaaactgaagaaacaaaaacttataGCACGGGAATAAATtcaacatgaaataaatgcagataaaagtaaaaaaaaaaaaaaaagaacaagggcACATTCTTTGAGAGACAGACATAAGCACACCACAGTGCGGTGTGGGGACTGTGGCAGCGTGAAGAGAAAACTGGTGAAGCTTAGAGGaatccttgctgctcttctgtcTCACATGTGACAAATTCTGTCCAATGGGAGGCCAATAAAAGTATGTGACTCGTGAGCAAAGGCAGAGAAGAGCTCACCCGAACCCTCCAAACTTCGCGTACCTTGGTGCGATGTTCCTGGGATGCCTTACTGAGGCAGTAAAGCTATAAGAGTTAGACAGCTCCAATGCCTGGGTCAGCACACGCTAGGTAGATCATGGGTTCAAATACCCCATGATGAGCTTTGAGTGAGCAATAAATAAACTCCAACCATTAAGTCTGGGGAGAATATTTGTTACTGTGACCAGACTATTCTATCTCAACTGATACAAACAAGACAAATAACCAATGGTTGAAACTGAAATTGCTAAGGTGAGTGGGTATGATTAGCTTCTGGGTTTTGGACTGGCTGAGGACAACGCTGAGTTGATCGTCATAACAGAGAAAGATTGATCCCATAACCCTTAATCTCTACTGCTGAATTTCTTCCAAATAAGTGTGGAAGAACACATTTCGAAGTTTTCCTGGAGGAACCCACCCACCTACACTCATATTCATACAAACTAGTTCAGAAGCGAGGTATCACCTGGGGAATTACAGTCCCACGCCTTCTTGGCCACAGTGATTAAGTTAGCCATGGGAATGTAAAACAAGCCATCCCAGAGGAAGCTCTGAGCCTGTGATGTGTTTCTAAGAGCGTCACTGGGGAACATggctctttcttggttatgtgtAGACATGTAAGGCTGTACCCATTGGAAAGAATCTGCCtaaaacaaaagcagcaaagaTAAAGCAAGAGAGCCCAGGTATTACTGTTTATCCTGTCTGGTCTAAGGCAGGTCATAACTCTGGGTCATGCCTTGGATCTCAGCTCCAATCAGATTCTCTCCCACCCCTTCTCTAGCTCCTAGAATTCTCCTGGTGTCTTCTTAAAACTCATTGAACATCCACAAATGTCTCCACATCTTTCCTGAACATTCCTGTCACCTTGATCCAACTGAAACTCCCTTCTGAAAAGCACTACTTCCCCTCCAGGCCTTACATAAGCAACAGATTTCCTTCCCTGCTTCAATGGGGTTCTCCTAGCTCCACCTATTGTTTGGgcgtgggtctctgtatctgttcccatcagatgccagaggaagcctcttgATGACAATCAGGCTGGCACCCATCTGGAGTTTTGGTATGGCCTCTGTGGTTGCTTGCTTACTTTTTTGATAaaggaattcactatgtagcccaggctaggctaAAGCTCCTTATTTAGTCTGGGTCACCTTGAAATGACCTCAGcatcccaagttttgggattctAGGCATGTACCACGCCCCATACTCCACAGCAGATCTTGTTTATTAAATTTACTCATTGGTTATTTTTCATGTAAACCTCATGGTGGGGTCTAAGTCCCCCAATAGATTTCTCCCAGATAATCACACCCTCTTCCTTGATGTGCCTTTGCATTCTGGGGCTCTTCCCCCAGCCCCATTTCATTCCCCTCTTGACggctcctctctgcctctggttCACATCCACCTCTTGCCCCTACAACcaatctcttctcttttttctctctgctcactcTCCAGGGGTCTCATCTGAGTTCATGGCTTAAAATGCAATGATGATCTCAGCTCATTATCCCAAGAGGGAACTTCAGATTATTCCCTTAGCTTCCTGCCCAGTCTGGCTGTTTGTGTATCCAGTAGGCATCTCCAACTTAACTACTCAAAACCAAGTTCCTAATCTGTCTTCTTTACgctcccttccctgccacccCCAAAAACACGTCCCATACTCAATGTTCCCCCTGGTCTCATCCACTGTCCACACCCAGTGCCCCCCCGGCCTTATCCATCACTGCTCTCTTGGATTGTTACAGTCACTTTATAATAGGCCTTTTACCTTCTCCCTTGCCCCTCACAGTCCATATTCATCAGTTCTTTAATATGTAAGGTAAATCAACACACCTCTGTTAGAACCCGTCAATGGTTTCCATATGCTCTATAAAAGTACCTACTGTCCATACAAtgtcaataaagaaaaagaaactctttGCATGCCTTGGCCTTGCATGCCCTGGCCACCTGCCTGACCACCTCTCTTTTCTTTCACCTTTTCTGCTTGTCACTTTTACCTCCTGGTGCCCTGGACCACAGCAGGCACCCTCTCTAGTATATGTAACCTGAAACATAAATTtgttaaattataaataaatctgaaCCCTCATGTTTGTCTTAGACAACGCTAAGGTTGCCATGGCTGAGATTGTAGACAGAAGTCATTCCTCACCGTTCTGAACACCGTAAGTCTGAGATAAAAGCCCGAGATAAAAGCCCGAGCAGATCTAATGACCCGTGAGGACATGTCCCTACTTTTCAACGGCTGTATCCTCTCACGGTGGAATGCAGAGTCAAAGAACGAAATTCCACATCTCTTGTTTTATGGGCGCTCAGCTCATTCATGAGGGCCAGTCTCATGACCTACGTACCATACCAGGGCTTCACCTTCTAATGCCATCTCACTGTGGGTCAGGAGTTCAGCCATGATTTATGCACATGACCTCAAGCATGAGGCTTACTCAGCCTGTGATCCTTTCATCcagaaaatagatttaaaaatttgTATCATCCTGCTGTTGCTAAATTTTTGGCATCACATGTATGATGTGTCTTCCATTGTGCCAGAATTTGATAGTTAAATACAGTGGTTGGTGATGGTTTTCTCACTCATTGATACTAATGCTGCAAACTCTAGCCAGTAATGCAGTTCTGCATCCTGCAGGTAATCTTCCTTATGCCCTTCTAGAACCTTCATGGACAAGATTCAATATACTCAGTATATAGCAGTCAGGCATGGCCTGTCCGGGTAGACTGTTGGCAAGACAGCCCCTACTCCACCCACGAGCATGAGGCTTCATCAACAGTCTTTCATGTAAGTACACTTTTTCTAAGAGAAAAAATAGCTCACCCGTGTGACAATGATTCCATCATCCGGGACACAAGGGTGGTATTCTGTGCAATGAAAGTAATTTACTAAATGGTCCTCCAGTGCTGTGGAAGAGTGAATTCATTTTGCA
Protein-coding sequences here:
- the LOC130873406 gene encoding 60S ribosomal protein L17-like encodes the protein MVRYSLDPENPTKSCKSRGSNLRVHFRNTRETAQAIKGMHIRKATKYLKDVTLKKQCVPFRWYNGGVGRCAQVKQWGWTQGRWPKKSAEFLLHMLKNAESNVELKGLDVDSLVIEHIQVNKAPKMRRRTYRAHGRINPYMSSPCHIEMILTEKEQIVPKPEEEVAQKKKISQKKLKKQKLIARE